The following proteins come from a genomic window of Maribacter sp. HTCC2170:
- a CDS encoding putative lipoprotein → MKNIFLVLFVSAFLLQSCSSDDDPAPKIDDDPIQMDDPVPEVNSVQLGDDATLGKILTDSNGMSLYYFSLDTKETSECTSSACLDAWPIFYEETITVDAGLEISDFGTIDRADGAKQTTYQGWPLYYYVNDNAAGETNGEDVNNVWYVAKPDYSLMYVRTQLVGHDGLNYLGDYTEGDGATSYITDIDGNTLYIFINDRKDTNNFTNSDFSNDGAWPIFEMDLDKIPSILDMADFGSIDVFGRTQVTYKGWPLYYFGQDMARGDNKGISFPFPGAWPIANVDTPMAPEPESTVKLAEDGTFGNILTDAEGNSLYFFSLDTKDNSACTSAGCLGAWPVFYQEDIIVDAGLDAADFATIERTDGAMQTTYKGWPLYYFAGDNAAGDTSGDKVNDVWYIAKPDYSLMYVRAQLMGHDGLNYLGDYTEGDGSTFYITDIEGRTLYGFIADTKDTNNYTSSDFSNDSVWPIFEMDLDKIPSILDPADFGSIDVFGRTQVTYKGWPLYYFGQDEARGDNKGISFPAPGVWPILNVDSPPLE, encoded by the coding sequence ATGAAAAATATATTTTTAGTATTGTTTGTGTCTGCCTTTTTACTTCAAAGTTGTAGCAGCGATGACGACCCGGCACCCAAAATCGATGATGACCCAATACAAATGGATGACCCTGTACCAGAAGTCAATTCAGTACAGCTTGGAGATGATGCCACTTTAGGTAAAATACTTACCGATTCTAATGGAATGTCTCTTTATTACTTTTCTTTAGACACGAAAGAAACTTCGGAGTGTACGAGTTCGGCATGCTTAGATGCATGGCCAATTTTCTATGAGGAAACCATAACAGTTGACGCTGGTTTGGAAATTTCAGATTTTGGGACGATCGATCGTGCCGATGGGGCAAAACAAACTACCTACCAAGGCTGGCCTCTTTATTATTATGTAAATGATAATGCAGCGGGTGAAACAAATGGCGAAGACGTTAACAATGTATGGTATGTGGCCAAACCAGATTATTCCTTAATGTATGTACGTACACAATTAGTTGGCCATGATGGTTTGAACTATTTGGGGGATTATACAGAGGGTGATGGTGCCACATCATATATTACCGATATCGATGGGAATACGCTATATATATTTATAAACGATAGAAAGGACACCAATAACTTTACAAATTCAGATTTTTCCAATGACGGGGCTTGGCCCATTTTTGAAATGGATCTTGACAAAATACCGAGTATTTTGGATATGGCAGATTTTGGAAGTATAGATGTTTTTGGAAGAACACAAGTAACTTATAAAGGGTGGCCACTGTATTATTTTGGACAAGATATGGCGCGTGGAGACAATAAGGGAATTAGTTTTCCATTCCCTGGAGCATGGCCAATTGCAAATGTTGACACCCCTATGGCACCAGAGCCGGAAAGTACCGTGAAATTGGCCGAGGATGGCACATTTGGTAATATTTTGACCGATGCTGAAGGGAATTCGCTCTATTTCTTCTCGTTGGATACTAAGGACAACTCAGCTTGCACCAGTGCCGGATGTTTAGGGGCATGGCCCGTTTTTTACCAAGAAGACATCATAGTTGACGCCGGATTGGATGCCGCTGATTTTGCTACAATCGAAAGAACTGACGGGGCTATGCAGACGACTTATAAAGGATGGCCACTTTATTATTTTGCCGGCGACAATGCTGCTGGAGATACTAGTGGGGATAAGGTCAATGATGTATGGTATATTGCCAAACCAGATTATTCTTTAATGTATGTCAGAGCTCAACTGATGGGTCATGATGGATTAAATTATTTAGGAGATTACACAGAAGGTGATGGGTCGACATTTTATATAACCGACATTGAAGGAAGAACGCTATACGGTTTTATAGCAGATACAAAGGACACAAATAATTATACCTCTTCTGATTTTTCAAATGACAGTGTATGGCCCATTTTTGAGATGGATCTTGATAAAATACCAAGTATCCTTGACCCTGCAGATTTTGGAAGTATAGATGTTTTTGGTAGAACACAAGTTACTTATAAAGGATGGCCACTTTATTATTTTGGGCAAGATGAGGCACGTGGTGATAATAAGGGTATTAGTTTCCCCGCACCTGGCGTATGGCCAATTCTTAATGTTGATTCTCCCCCATTGGAGTAG
- a CDS encoding LytTR family transcriptional regulator, with product MKKDNLYLFTLLAISTIVFIIGYFSMSYMVKVSTNQFLEIQIESSKREAREFAELVSSQLANGIARETVVNNIQKSIEGTDIESGFVCMFDWSGVEICHPDPQKIGKKTNPNESYVRSIDNEINSEDFYGLLTNKKQKGGIRDFPNEDRNSEIIYLYPVKNSDWIIAAHANIDKIEKQIDKLKFNFLLVYLLSSATIVLLSLLTVRFLGSYYENTLELKNEKLSEEVINLSKMNSDLYNLKNKISKNIEEDSEENTKIKNRLLTYSRDKLKSVKVDEIAFINTQNSLTTITCVDGQRHSSNSSLDELYGSLDPMFFFRANRQYIISVKGIDEILRYGNNQLKIELNPPSENSIIISKNKASEFKKWLDI from the coding sequence TTGAAAAAAGACAATCTATATCTGTTTACCCTTCTGGCCATATCGACCATTGTGTTTATCATCGGTTATTTTAGTATGTCCTATATGGTAAAGGTCAGTACCAATCAATTTCTTGAAATCCAAATTGAATCAAGTAAACGAGAGGCCCGAGAATTTGCTGAATTGGTGTCTTCACAATTGGCCAACGGAATAGCACGTGAAACTGTAGTCAATAATATTCAAAAAAGCATTGAAGGTACCGATATAGAATCTGGATTCGTTTGTATGTTCGATTGGTCGGGTGTCGAAATCTGCCATCCAGATCCACAGAAAATTGGAAAAAAAACAAATCCAAATGAATCCTATGTTAGATCTATTGATAATGAAATAAATTCAGAGGATTTTTATGGCCTATTGACCAATAAAAAACAAAAAGGGGGAATAAGGGACTTTCCAAATGAAGATAGAAACTCAGAGATAATTTATCTGTACCCTGTCAAGAATTCTGATTGGATTATTGCAGCCCATGCTAATATTGATAAAATCGAAAAACAAATAGATAAGCTAAAGTTCAATTTTCTGTTGGTCTACTTACTTTCAAGTGCTACAATAGTTTTGTTATCTCTTTTGACCGTTCGGTTTTTAGGCAGTTATTATGAAAACACCCTAGAGCTAAAAAACGAAAAACTATCGGAGGAAGTGATTAACCTTTCAAAAATGAATAGTGATCTGTACAATTTAAAGAATAAGATCAGTAAAAACATTGAGGAGGATAGTGAAGAAAACACTAAAATCAAAAACCGATTATTGACCTATTCTAGAGATAAATTGAAATCTGTTAAGGTTGATGAAATAGCATTTATAAATACTCAGAATTCTTTGACAACTATAACCTGTGTTGACGGTCAAAGGCATTCGAGTAACTCGAGTCTAGATGAACTTTATGGCAGTCTTGACCCAATGTTTTTCTTTAGGGCAAACAGGCAATATATTATCTCTGTGAAAGGGATTGATGAAATATTAAGATATGGCAATAATCAATTAAAAATTGAATTGAACCCTCCTTCTGAGAATTCTATAATAATTAGCAAAAACAAGGCTTCTGAATTTAAAAAGTGGCTTGACATTTAA
- the dgt gene encoding dGTP triphosphohydrolase, with product MNWEQLLSLKRHGDSHKRIRKEQDETRLGFEVDYDRIIFSSAFRSLQDKTQVIPLSKTDFVHTRLTHSLEVSVVGRSLGRIAGKKILEKHPHLSEVHGYKFNDFGAIVAASALAHDIGNPPFGHSGEKAIGEYFKTGLGQRFKEVLSAKEYQDIIDFEGNANGFKLLTESRLGVEGGLRLSYATLGAFMKYPKESLPKKPSGHIADKKFGFFQAEKNTFLDVVKELGLQQTRNGDDVSFSRHPLTFLVEAADDICYTIIDFEDGINLGLISEDYALEYLIKLVKDRINTKKYNALAYKEDRLSYLRALAINTLITDAIDVFTKNEEAILAGSFDVSLLDKSKYEAQTADIIALSVDKIYRSQEVIEKEIAGYRIISDLLDVYTTALVRTNKGKASNYDKLMVNTLPKFYQRTELPLYNILLNTCCYVASLSDSAAILLHRKIKGIEI from the coding sequence ATGAACTGGGAACAATTACTCTCTCTTAAACGCCATGGCGATTCACATAAAAGAATAAGAAAAGAACAGGATGAAACTCGTTTGGGTTTTGAGGTTGATTATGATAGGATCATCTTTTCATCGGCTTTCAGAAGCCTTCAGGATAAGACGCAAGTAATACCACTTTCCAAGACCGATTTTGTTCATACACGCCTTACGCATAGTTTGGAAGTATCTGTAGTTGGTAGAAGCTTAGGTAGGATTGCTGGAAAAAAAATATTGGAAAAACATCCTCATCTGAGTGAGGTCCACGGGTATAAATTCAATGATTTTGGAGCTATTGTTGCTGCCTCCGCTTTGGCGCATGACATTGGAAATCCACCTTTTGGTCATAGTGGCGAAAAAGCGATTGGCGAGTATTTTAAAACTGGCTTGGGGCAACGCTTTAAAGAAGTTTTATCAGCAAAGGAGTATCAAGATATTATCGATTTTGAAGGTAATGCCAATGGCTTTAAGTTATTGACTGAATCTCGACTAGGGGTTGAGGGTGGTTTGCGGTTAAGTTATGCAACATTGGGGGCTTTTATGAAGTACCCAAAAGAATCTCTTCCCAAAAAGCCGTCTGGCCATATTGCTGATAAAAAGTTTGGATTTTTTCAGGCAGAGAAAAACACTTTTTTGGATGTTGTCAAAGAATTGGGTCTGCAGCAAACCAGGAATGGTGATGATGTTTCTTTCTCAAGGCATCCACTTACTTTTTTGGTAGAGGCAGCGGACGATATTTGCTATACAATTATTGATTTCGAAGATGGGATTAACTTGGGTCTTATTTCAGAAGATTATGCTTTGGAATATTTAATTAAACTGGTAAAGGATCGCATTAACACTAAAAAATATAATGCATTAGCCTATAAAGAGGATAGATTGAGTTATTTACGAGCGTTGGCCATTAATACTTTAATAACTGATGCTATTGATGTTTTCACAAAGAATGAAGAAGCTATTTTAGCTGGTTCCTTTGATGTTTCTCTACTGGACAAAAGTAAATATGAAGCTCAAACTGCCGATATTATAGCATTGAGCGTTGACAAAATATACAGATCACAAGAAGTTATAGAAAAAGAGATTGCAGGGTACAGAATAATTTCAGATTTGTTGGATGTTTATACAACAGCACTGGTAAGGACTAATAAAGGGAAAGCCTCAAATTATGACAAACTAATGGTCAACACTCTTCCCAAATTTTATCAGCGAACGGAGTTGCCTTTATATAATATATTGTTGAATACCTGTTGTTATGTGGCAAGCCTCTCTGATAGTGCTGCGATTCTCTTGCATCGAAAAATCAAGGGTATAGAAATTTAA
- a CDS encoding porin, with the protein MKTKLITLALILSGIITSFSQETNAPKFGKGLFNLVGQDSTWTMKVAARMQFLSTSTWDEGADGGWVNPNQNFLVRRARLKFNGFAYTPKLKYKLELGLSNRDISGASAFTSNAPRYILDAVVMWNFHENFELWVGQTKLPGNIERVISSGNLQQVDRSLLNSRFNIDRDLGIQLRHHFNLSDKFLVREKFAISQGEGRNITSGNIGGHQYTARLELLPFGKFESKGEYSGSDLKREEKPKLMLAATYDINKNAVKNRSNQGSYMINDTGFFETDVNTFFLDAMFKYNGFSLMGEYAKRDADDPYAKNTDGSLTGAEVQVGDALNLQAGYLFPSNWEVSARYTDINLDEVITGRDPVEQYTLGLSKFIVGHKLKVQTDLSYLSVDGSNDELMYRLQLDVHF; encoded by the coding sequence ATGAAAACCAAACTCATTACTTTAGCATTGATCCTTTCAGGGATCATCACTTCATTTTCACAAGAAACGAATGCGCCTAAATTTGGAAAAGGCCTTTTCAACCTCGTTGGTCAAGATAGCACTTGGACCATGAAAGTTGCTGCACGTATGCAATTTCTGTCCACCAGTACTTGGGATGAAGGAGCAGATGGAGGTTGGGTTAATCCCAATCAAAACTTTTTAGTACGCAGAGCACGATTGAAATTCAATGGTTTCGCCTACACTCCTAAACTTAAATACAAATTGGAACTAGGGTTGTCCAACAGGGATATTTCAGGAGCTTCAGCTTTCACAAGTAATGCACCAAGATATATTCTTGATGCGGTAGTCATGTGGAACTTTCATGAAAACTTTGAATTGTGGGTTGGGCAGACCAAATTACCCGGCAATATAGAACGTGTTATATCTTCAGGGAACCTACAGCAAGTAGACCGTTCTTTGTTGAACAGTCGATTTAATATTGATCGCGACCTAGGTATTCAACTGAGACACCATTTTAACTTATCCGATAAATTCTTGGTTCGTGAAAAGTTTGCCATTTCACAGGGTGAAGGAAGAAACATAACAAGTGGTAATATTGGTGGACATCAATATACTGCGAGATTAGAACTTTTGCCTTTTGGCAAGTTCGAAAGCAAAGGAGAATATAGCGGCAGTGATTTAAAAAGGGAAGAAAAACCAAAATTAATGCTTGCCGCAACCTATGATATCAATAAAAATGCAGTAAAGAACAGAAGTAATCAGGGGTCCTATATGATCAATGACACAGGATTTTTTGAGACCGACGTCAATACTTTCTTTTTGGATGCCATGTTCAAATACAATGGCTTTTCATTAATGGGGGAATATGCAAAAAGGGATGCAGATGATCCTTATGCTAAAAACACTGATGGTTCTTTAACAGGTGCTGAAGTTCAGGTAGGAGATGCATTGAACCTACAAGCAGGTTATCTATTTCCTAGCAATTGGGAGGTCTCCGCAAGATATACCGATATCAACCTTGATGAAGTCATTACAGGAAGAGATCCTGTAGAGCAATATACCTTAGGGCTTTCAAAATTTATTGTAGGGCATAAATTGAAAGTTCAAACCGATTTGAGCTACCTATCAGTTGATGGAAGCAATGATGAATTAATGTACCGCTTGCAATTGGATGTACATTTCTAG
- a CDS encoding PstS family phosphate ABC transporter substrate-binding protein — MKRILVIASLALAIVACGDKKEKKGGDASQETTSLSGTIKVDGSSTVFPITEAVAEEFRGVQPKVKVTVGVSGTGGGFKKFSRGETNLSNASRPIKDKEKAACKENNIKYLELEVAYDGLAVIVHPENNWVDHFTVEELKKIWEPAAQGKVMKWNQIRPEWPNEEIHLFGPGVASGTYDYFTEAVVGKSGSSRGDFTASEDDHVLVQGIAGDKYALGFFGLAYYAENKDRLQLIGVHNGESIVKPSLETVKNGTYKPLSRPLFIYVNSTSVSAPEVIEFVDFYIDNAGELSKDVGYIPLPDENYKVQKENFQTFVESNK; from the coding sequence ATGAAAAGAATATTGGTTATTGCGTCATTGGCATTGGCAATAGTTGCATGCGGTGATAAAAAAGAAAAAAAAGGTGGTGATGCTTCACAAGAAACTACATCTCTTTCCGGAACAATCAAAGTGGATGGATCCAGTACTGTATTTCCGATTACTGAAGCAGTAGCAGAAGAATTTAGAGGAGTACAACCCAAGGTGAAAGTTACCGTTGGCGTTTCAGGTACTGGTGGCGGGTTCAAGAAATTTTCTCGAGGAGAAACCAATCTTTCAAACGCCTCAAGACCAATCAAAGACAAAGAAAAAGCGGCCTGCAAAGAAAACAACATCAAGTATTTAGAGTTGGAAGTTGCTTATGATGGTCTTGCAGTTATTGTTCATCCTGAAAATAACTGGGTAGACCATTTCACAGTGGAAGAACTTAAAAAGATTTGGGAACCTGCCGCTCAAGGAAAAGTTATGAAATGGAATCAAATTCGACCGGAGTGGCCAAATGAGGAAATACATTTGTTCGGCCCTGGAGTAGCCTCCGGTACATATGATTATTTCACTGAAGCTGTTGTTGGAAAAAGCGGTTCAAGTAGAGGGGATTTTACAGCAAGTGAGGACGACCACGTTTTGGTGCAGGGAATTGCTGGTGATAAATATGCTTTGGGCTTCTTTGGCCTTGCTTACTACGCTGAAAACAAGGATCGATTACAGCTGATTGGAGTTCATAATGGCGAATCAATTGTAAAACCATCATTGGAAACCGTGAAAAACGGAACTTACAAGCCACTTTCCAGGCCTTTGTTCATCTATGTGAACAGCACCTCCGTTTCCGCTCCCGAGGTTATTGAGTTTGTAGATTTTTATATAGACAACGCAGGCGAACTGTCCAAAGATGTTGGATATATTCCGCTTCCTGATGAAAATTACAAAGTGCAAAAAGAGAATTTCCAAACTTTTGTTGAAAGTAACAAATAA
- the pstC gene encoding phosphate ABC transporter permease subunit PstC — protein sequence MRKIKELIIEKSLLSSALVTIAVTVGIILVLSIEAVRFFSEVSIIHFFTDSQWTPLFTEKHFGILPLLSGTLLTSFIAIAFALPIGLSISIYLSEYAPKSFRKSVKPLLELLAAVPTVVYGFFALVVVTPFLQEIIPNLSGFNSLSAGLVMGIMIIPYISSISEDALHSVPDSLREASYGMGSTKFQTAFKVIVPAASSGIIVSIILAISRAIGETMIVAVAAGQQPRLTLDPTVPIETITAYIVQVSLGDVQHGSLEYRTIFAAGITLFAFTFLLNTLSYRIRKKYQEKYE from the coding sequence ATGCGAAAGATAAAAGAGTTAATCATTGAGAAATCGCTCTTATCAAGTGCCCTTGTAACCATTGCGGTTACAGTTGGAATCATTCTTGTGCTGTCTATTGAGGCAGTGCGCTTCTTTAGTGAAGTTTCCATTATCCATTTCTTTACCGATTCACAATGGACTCCCCTCTTTACCGAAAAACATTTTGGCATTTTACCATTGCTTTCTGGCACCCTTCTCACATCATTCATCGCTATAGCGTTTGCACTGCCCATTGGCCTGTCAATAAGCATTTATTTAAGCGAATATGCGCCTAAAAGTTTTCGAAAATCGGTTAAACCTCTTCTAGAATTGTTGGCAGCTGTCCCTACAGTGGTTTATGGCTTCTTTGCCCTAGTGGTAGTAACTCCCTTCTTGCAAGAAATAATTCCAAATCTATCAGGTTTCAACTCTTTATCGGCAGGATTGGTCATGGGAATAATGATTATACCCTATATCTCTTCAATTAGCGAAGATGCTTTGCATTCGGTCCCGGACTCACTTAGGGAAGCTTCTTATGGTATGGGATCAACAAAATTTCAGACTGCATTTAAGGTCATTGTTCCAGCTGCCTCCTCAGGTATAATTGTCTCCATTATACTGGCGATTTCAAGAGCTATTGGTGAAACAATGATTGTAGCTGTAGCGGCTGGCCAACAACCTAGGTTGACTCTTGACCCCACGGTGCCAATAGAAACTATTACAGCTTATATTGTTCAGGTCAGCTTAGGTGATGTACAACATGGTTCGCTCGAGTACCGTACAATTTTTGCTGCAGGAATTACTTTATTCGCTTTCACATTTTTGTTGAACACCCTGAGCTATAGAATCAGGAAAAAATATCAAGAAAAATATGAATAG
- the pstA gene encoding phosphate ABC transporter permease PstA, whose translation MNSLIKNRLKDNAFKYWGIFCTAIGLVLLSVFIGDILIDGLRRIDWGFISSLPSRKPEKSGIYTALMGSIWILLLTTVIAFPLGVAAGIYLEEYGKKNRFAGILEINISNLAGVPSIIYGLLGLEVFVRIMNLGASVLAGSLTLSLLILPIVIVATREAIKAVPTTVKDASYALGASKWQTIWHQILPASSGGILTGVILALSRAVGETAPLIVVGALAYVPFAPESPMDEFSVLPIQIFNWISRPQHGFIENAAAAIIILLLITFIMNGIAVYFRNKWQKKWK comes from the coding sequence ATGAATAGTCTTATAAAAAACAGGCTCAAGGATAATGCATTTAAGTATTGGGGCATTTTTTGTACTGCAATTGGTTTGGTACTGCTTTCTGTATTCATAGGCGACATTTTAATTGATGGTCTACGACGAATAGACTGGGGCTTTATTTCAAGTTTACCTTCGAGAAAACCAGAAAAATCTGGGATCTATACAGCTCTAATGGGCAGTATCTGGATTTTACTTCTAACAACAGTCATAGCATTTCCTTTGGGCGTAGCTGCTGGTATTTACTTAGAAGAATATGGTAAAAAGAACAGATTTGCCGGAATTCTGGAAATCAACATTTCAAATTTGGCAGGAGTTCCTTCGATTATATACGGTCTCTTGGGACTTGAGGTATTTGTAAGAATAATGAATTTGGGCGCCAGTGTACTTGCCGGGAGTTTAACACTTTCATTGTTAATACTTCCTATTGTCATTGTAGCAACAAGAGAAGCCATAAAAGCCGTCCCAACTACAGTTAAGGATGCTTCTTATGCACTTGGAGCATCAAAATGGCAAACAATTTGGCATCAGATACTACCTGCCTCAAGCGGTGGTATTCTTACTGGCGTAATATTGGCACTTTCTAGGGCCGTTGGTGAAACCGCGCCTTTGATTGTTGTTGGAGCCTTGGCTTACGTTCCATTTGCTCCAGAAAGTCCAATGGATGAATTTTCTGTACTACCAATCCAAATTTTCAACTGGATTTCGAGACCCCAACACGGTTTTATTGAAAATGCAGCCGCCGCTATCATAATCTTGTTATTAATCACATTTATAATGAACGGCATCGCAGTTTATTTTAGAAATAAGTGGCAAAAGAAATGGAAATAA
- the pstB gene encoding phosphate ABC transporter ATP-binding protein PstB has protein sequence MEELVKEPKIVDKIIDPSLKRKVKIEVTGSKVWYGDFQAIKGIDMCIKANSVTAFIGPSGCGKSTFLRLFNRMNDYVDSYKMEGKIKIDDKNIYKKKVNVEELRKEVGMVFQKPNPFPKSIFDNVAYGLKIQGINDKKFIRERVEKALKQADLWNEVKDNLKKSGLALSGGQQQRLCIARTLAVEPSIILMDEPTSALDPISTAKIEDLIFELKKKYTIVIVTHNMQQASRISDYTAFFYMGELIEFGKTKTIFTNPDKKQTENYITGRFG, from the coding sequence ATGGAAGAACTTGTTAAAGAGCCTAAGATAGTGGATAAAATAATTGATCCCTCACTAAAGAGAAAGGTAAAAATCGAAGTCACTGGTTCCAAAGTATGGTATGGTGATTTTCAAGCTATTAAAGGGATCGATATGTGCATAAAAGCCAATTCTGTAACGGCATTTATTGGGCCTTCAGGTTGTGGAAAATCTACTTTTCTTCGTTTATTCAATAGAATGAACGATTACGTGGATAGCTATAAAATGGAAGGAAAGATTAAAATTGATGACAAAAACATTTACAAGAAAAAAGTAAATGTTGAAGAACTTCGTAAAGAAGTCGGCATGGTCTTCCAAAAACCCAACCCCTTTCCAAAATCCATCTTTGACAATGTAGCTTATGGTTTAAAAATCCAAGGGATAAACGACAAAAAGTTCATACGCGAGAGGGTAGAAAAAGCTTTAAAACAAGCTGACCTTTGGAATGAGGTCAAAGACAATCTGAAAAAATCTGGTCTTGCTTTGTCTGGAGGACAACAACAACGTTTATGCATTGCACGAACTTTAGCAGTAGAACCATCCATTATCTTGATGGACGAACCAACCTCAGCACTGGACCCCATCTCAACAGCCAAAATCGAAGATCTTATTTTTGAATTGAAAAAGAAGTACACCATAGTTATTGTTACTCATAATATGCAACAGGCCAGTAGAATCAGTGATTATACAGCATTTTTCTATATGGGTGAACTTATAGAATTTGGAAAGACAAAAACAATTTTCACGAACCCAGATAAAAAACAGACCGAGAATTACATAACAGGTCGATTTGGCTAA
- the phoU gene encoding phosphate signaling complex protein PhoU: MDNAEYQQESLNQSAFDMLNLCTSQLEKSIEAFVNHDSDLSEEVIHKENRVNAMDIKIEKDCEKFLALFTPVAVDLRFVMAILKINSDLERIGDHAFNIANYVVEEDKAIPSQLFEAVNFDKMMETIKLMLNHITIAFEDKDVKIARKVFKKDKVLDKINIKSFQILEMEIQKDQTLIKEALFLFSVIKKLERVGDLIKNIAEEIIFYTDAEILKHKRKK; encoded by the coding sequence ATGGATAACGCAGAATACCAGCAAGAATCTTTGAACCAATCGGCATTTGACATGCTTAACTTATGCACATCGCAATTGGAAAAATCAATTGAGGCTTTTGTAAACCACGATAGTGATCTATCAGAAGAAGTTATACATAAAGAGAATAGAGTCAATGCAATGGATATCAAAATCGAAAAGGATTGCGAAAAATTTCTGGCCTTATTTACCCCAGTAGCAGTTGATCTTCGTTTTGTTATGGCCATTCTAAAGATTAATTCTGATTTAGAAAGAATTGGAGACCACGCCTTTAACATTGCCAATTATGTGGTGGAAGAAGACAAAGCTATACCCTCACAATTATTTGAGGCAGTGAACTTTGACAAAATGATGGAAACGATTAAGCTTATGTTGAATCATATTACCATTGCCTTTGAAGACAAAGACGTGAAAATAGCACGGAAAGTATTCAAAAAGGACAAGGTTCTTGACAAAATCAATATTAAATCGTTCCAAATTCTGGAGATGGAGATTCAAAAAGACCAAACCCTAATCAAGGAAGCCTTGTTCTTGTTTTCTGTTATAAAAAAGTTGGAACGTGTTGGAGACCTGATCAAGAACATAGCCGAGGAAATTATTTTTTATACCGATGCAGAAATCCTGAAACACAAAAGAAAAAAATAG